A portion of the Melanotaenia boesemani isolate fMelBoe1 chromosome 2, fMelBoe1.pri, whole genome shotgun sequence genome contains these proteins:
- the rfx1a gene encoding MHC class II regulatory factor RFX1a isoform X2: MATSGYVGEIQPAAQTQGAAITVTPGQPDTASTPSPASQFLAEIQTPVATPTVVTPTGQTTPTEQPPSVTTQKSASGSQSQSTAPAQPAQPQYVTAEIQGSPTQPGNTQSTPQYIVVTVTEGSLHSSDSVSDSSPPPAVVQTGVPTQVVQQVQTAQQRSVVQATSQIAKTEPGTQLSVTSLQPVHITQELPPCYEFVMLVRDENLEGLQLHHDHHEIQQPECLIWTSEDRINSKLFRPQSPNQVQQQLTPVPVQHVYANQVQYVEGGDSNYATSTIRSSTFPYTETTLYTQTTAAQYYESQPTSATQASTPGASLTVSVTAGTAGGVSMFVAQPTSATGGGATVVTTGGTTNGAEDGAGTNGSAAASYVIQGGYMLGSSSGGTAGNSQNYSHTARASPATVSITEGEESSVPSADKKWLLDNYETAEGVSLPRSTLYCHYLLHCQEQKLEPVNAASFGKLIRSVFMGLRTRRLGTRGNSKYHYYGLRIKAGSSLLRLMEDQQHLAMRQQPFSQKQRLKPVHKVEGMTNGTAAGAGQQQQQQQGSGHVDISTQVQQYQQFLDASRALPEFPDIDLQGKSLPEGIELEHIKSFQLLYREHCEAILDVMVNLQFTLVETLWKTFWRFSQSQAGDAALAVHDESEKRLPKSCLVLLCKYEPVLRWSRDCDNSLYQSLVEILIPDVLRPIPSALTQAIRNFAKSLESWLTNAMMNIPEEMVRIKVTSANAFAQTLRRYTSLNHLAQAARAVLQNTAQINQMLSDLNRVDFANVQEQASWVCRCEDRVVQRLEQDFKLTLQQQNSLEQWAVWLDGVVSQVLKPYQHSPAFPKAAKLFLLKWSFYSSMVIRDLTLRSAASFGSFHLIRLLYDEYMYYLIEHRVAQAKGETPIAVMGEFASLGRGLNQLDPDKEEEEEEEEESDEESQELSLPSDAAVIGEESLEPPAKLARTDQRVLFTSGHTKFKQHSVICCCLDGMPTC, translated from the exons ATGGCCACCTCAGGCTATGTAGGCGAGATCCAACCAGCAGCCCAAACCCAGGGGGCTGCTATTACGGTCACACCAGGTCAACCTGACACCGCCTCCACCCCTTCACCTGCCTCTCAGTTTCTGGCAGAGATTCAGACTCCTGTGGCTACTCCCACTGTTGTCACTCCAACAGGCCAGACTACCCCGACTGAACAACCTCCCTCTGTCACTACTCAGAAATCTGCATCTGGGAGTCAATCACAGTCCACAGCACCTGCCCAGCCAGCTCAGCCTCAGTATGTTACTGCAGAGATCCAGGGCTCCCCCACTCAGCCTGGAAACACTCAAAGCACTCCTCAGTACATTGTTGTTACAGTCACAG AGGGTTCCCTTCACTCAAGTGACAGTGTGTCAGACTCCAGTCCCCCTCCAGCTGTAGTGCAGACAGGAGTCCCCACACAAGTTGTTCAGCAGGTACAGACAGCCCAGCAG AGATCTGTGGTGCAGGCCACCTCCCAGATAGCCAAAACTGAGCCAGGCACGCAGCTCAGTGTTACCAGTCTACAGCCTGTTCATATCACCCAGGAG CTTCCCCCTTGCTACGAGTTCGTCATGTTAGTCAGGGATGAGAATTTAGAAGGACTGCAGcttcatcatgatcatcatgAGATACAACAGCCTGAATGTCTGATCTGGACATCAGAAGACAGAATTAATTCCAAATTGTTCAGGCCCCAATCACCTAACCAA GTCCAGCAGCAGCTCACACCAGTGCCAGTGCAACATGTGTACGCCAATCAAGTGCAGTATGTTGAAGGAGGAGACAGCAACTACGCCACCAGCACCAT TCGTTCCAGCACCTTCCCCTACACTGAAACAACTCTGTACACCCAGACTACGGCTGCTCAGTATTATGAAAGTCAGCCAACTTCAGCCACCCAGGCCTCCACCCCTGGCGCATCTTTGACCGTCTCTGTGACTGCTGGCACCGCAGGGGGTGTGTCTATGTTTGTGGCCCAGCCCACTAGTGCAACAGGGGGAGGGGCAACTGTAGTGACCACAGGGGGGACCACCAACGGGGCAGAGGATGGGGCAGGCACCAATGGTAGTGCAGCAGCCAGCTATGTGATCCAGGGGGGTTACATGCTGGGCAGCAGCAGTGGAGGGACAGCCGGCAACAGCCAGAACTACTCACACACCGCCCGCGCCTCCCCAGCCACTGTGAGTATTACAGAGGGCGAGGAGAGTAGCGTGCCGTCGGCAGACAAGAAG TGGTTGCTGGACAACTATGAGACAGCTGAGGGAGTAAGTCTGCCACGTTCCACCCTTTACTGCCACTACTTGTTGCACTGCCAGGAGCAGAAACTGGAGCCTGTTAATGCTGCTTCTTTTGGGAAACTTATAAGATCCGTGTTTATGGGGCTACGTACACGACGACTGGGCACCCG GGGAAATTCTAAATACCACTATTATGGGCTGAGAATCAAGGCAGGCTCTTCTCTTCTCCGTCTCATGGAAGACCAACAACATCTGGCCATGAGGCAGCAGCCGTTCTCACAGAAACAGAG GCTGAAGCCTGTTCATAAAGTTGAAGGAATGACCAATGgcacagcagcaggagcaggccagcagcagcaacagcagcagggtTCAGGGCATGTGGATATCAGCACCCAGGTTCAACAGTACCAACAGTTCTTAG ATGCATCCAGAGCACTCCCAGAGTTCCCTGACATCGACCTCCAGGGGAAATCCCTGCCAGAGGGCATTGAACTTGAGCATATaaagagctttcagctgctgtaCAGAGAACACTGTGAG GCCATACTGGATGTGATGGTCAACCTGCAGTTTACGCTGGTGGAGACTCTCTGGAAAACCTTCTGGAGGTTCAGCCAGAGTCAGGCTGGAGATGCTGCATTGGCGGT TCATGATGAGTCAGAGAAGCGTCTCCCAAAGTCCTGTCTAGTATTGCTGTGCAAGTATGAGCCAGTGCTGCGCTGGAGCCGCGACTGTGACAACAGCTTGTACCAGAGCCTGGTGGAGATCCTCATCCCTGATGTCCTCAGACCCATCCCCA GTGCCTTAACTCAAGCCATCCGTAACTTTGCCAAGAGCCTGGAAAGCTGGCTGACTAATGCCATGATGAACATCCCCGAGGAAATGGTCCGCATCAAG GTAACGTCAGCTAATGCATTTGCCCAGACACTGCGTCGTTACACTAGTCTCAACCACCTCGCCCAGGCAGCCCGCGCTGTCCTCCAGAACACGGCTCAGATCAACCAGATGCTGTCTGACCTTAACCGCGTCGACTTTGCTAACGTCCAG GAGCAGGCTTCATGGGTTTGCCGTTGTGAAGACCGCGTTGTCCAACGACTGGAGCAGGACTTCAAGTTGAccctgcagcagcagaactccTTGGAGCAATGGGCCGTGTGGCTTGATGGTGTGGTCTCCCAGGTCCTAAAGCCTTACCAGCACAGCCCCGCTTTTCCAAAGGCTGCCAAGCTCTTCCTACTCAAGTGGTCCTTTTACAG TTCCATGGTAATCAGAGACCTGACCCTGAGGAGTGCAGCCAGTTTTGGGTCCTTTCACTTGATCCGTCTGCTGTACGATGAGTACATGTACTACCTTATAGAGCACAGAGTGGCCCAGGCTAAAGGAGAGACCCCCATCGCTGTTATGGGAGAG TTTGCCAGTTTAGGCCGGGGGCTGAACCAGCTGGACCCTGATAAAG aagaggaagaggaagaagaggaggaaagcgATGAAGAAAGCCAGGAGCTGTCTCTACCTTCTGATGCAGCCGTGATAGGAGAAGAGTCTCTGGAGCCGCCCGCCAAGCTAGCCAGAACTGATCAGCGAGTCCTCTTCACCAGTGG GCATACAAAATTTAAACAACACTCGGTCATTTGCTGCTGCCTGGATGGCATGCCCACCTGTTGA
- the rfx1a gene encoding MHC class II regulatory factor RFX1a isoform X6, with translation MATSGYVGEIQPAAQTQGAAITVTPGQPDTASTPSPASQFLAEIQTPVATPTVVTPTGQTTPTEQPPSVTTQKSASGSQSQSTAPAQPAQPQYVTAEIQGSPTQPGNTQSTPQYIVVTVTEGSLHSSDSVSDSSPPPAVVQTGVPTQVVQQVQTAQQRSVVQATSQIAKTEPGTQLSVTSLQPVHITQEVQQQLTPVPVQHVYANQVQYVEGGDSNYATSTIRSSTFPYTETTLYTQTTAAQYYESQPTSATQASTPGASLTVSVTAGTAGGVSMFVAQPTSATGGGATVVTTGGTTNGAEDGAGTNGSAAASYVIQGGYMLGSSSGGTAGNSQNYSHTARASPATVQWLLDNYETAEGVSLPRSTLYCHYLLHCQEQKLEPVNAASFGKLIRSVFMGLRTRRLGTRGNSKYHYYGLRIKAGSSLLRLMEDQQHLAMRQQPFSQKQRLKPVHKVEGMTNGTAAGAGQQQQQQQGSGHVDISTQVQQYQQFLDASRALPEFPDIDLQGKSLPEGIELEHIKSFQLLYREHCEAILDVMVNLQFTLVETLWKTFWRFSQSQAGDAALAVHDESEKRLPKSCLVLLCKYEPVLRWSRDCDNSLYQSLVEILIPDVLRPIPSALTQAIRNFAKSLESWLTNAMMNIPEEMVRIKVTSANAFAQTLRRYTSLNHLAQAARAVLQNTAQINQMLSDLNRVDFANVQEQASWVCRCEDRVVQRLEQDFKLTLQQQNSLEQWAVWLDGVVSQVLKPYQHSPAFPKAAKLFLLKWSFYSSMVIRDLTLRSAASFGSFHLIRLLYDEYMYYLIEHRVAQAKGETPIAVMGEFASLGRGLNQLDPDKEEEEEEEEESDEESQELSLPSDAAVIGEESLEPPAKLARTDQRVLFTSGHTKFKQHSVICCCLDGMPTC, from the exons ATGGCCACCTCAGGCTATGTAGGCGAGATCCAACCAGCAGCCCAAACCCAGGGGGCTGCTATTACGGTCACACCAGGTCAACCTGACACCGCCTCCACCCCTTCACCTGCCTCTCAGTTTCTGGCAGAGATTCAGACTCCTGTGGCTACTCCCACTGTTGTCACTCCAACAGGCCAGACTACCCCGACTGAACAACCTCCCTCTGTCACTACTCAGAAATCTGCATCTGGGAGTCAATCACAGTCCACAGCACCTGCCCAGCCAGCTCAGCCTCAGTATGTTACTGCAGAGATCCAGGGCTCCCCCACTCAGCCTGGAAACACTCAAAGCACTCCTCAGTACATTGTTGTTACAGTCACAG AGGGTTCCCTTCACTCAAGTGACAGTGTGTCAGACTCCAGTCCCCCTCCAGCTGTAGTGCAGACAGGAGTCCCCACACAAGTTGTTCAGCAGGTACAGACAGCCCAGCAG AGATCTGTGGTGCAGGCCACCTCCCAGATAGCCAAAACTGAGCCAGGCACGCAGCTCAGTGTTACCAGTCTACAGCCTGTTCATATCACCCAGGAG GTCCAGCAGCAGCTCACACCAGTGCCAGTGCAACATGTGTACGCCAATCAAGTGCAGTATGTTGAAGGAGGAGACAGCAACTACGCCACCAGCACCAT TCGTTCCAGCACCTTCCCCTACACTGAAACAACTCTGTACACCCAGACTACGGCTGCTCAGTATTATGAAAGTCAGCCAACTTCAGCCACCCAGGCCTCCACCCCTGGCGCATCTTTGACCGTCTCTGTGACTGCTGGCACCGCAGGGGGTGTGTCTATGTTTGTGGCCCAGCCCACTAGTGCAACAGGGGGAGGGGCAACTGTAGTGACCACAGGGGGGACCACCAACGGGGCAGAGGATGGGGCAGGCACCAATGGTAGTGCAGCAGCCAGCTATGTGATCCAGGGGGGTTACATGCTGGGCAGCAGCAGTGGAGGGACAGCCGGCAACAGCCAGAACTACTCACACACCGCCCGCGCCTCCCCAGCCACT GTACAGTGGTTGCTGGACAACTATGAGACAGCTGAGGGAGTAAGTCTGCCACGTTCCACCCTTTACTGCCACTACTTGTTGCACTGCCAGGAGCAGAAACTGGAGCCTGTTAATGCTGCTTCTTTTGGGAAACTTATAAGATCCGTGTTTATGGGGCTACGTACACGACGACTGGGCACCCG GGGAAATTCTAAATACCACTATTATGGGCTGAGAATCAAGGCAGGCTCTTCTCTTCTCCGTCTCATGGAAGACCAACAACATCTGGCCATGAGGCAGCAGCCGTTCTCACAGAAACAGAG GCTGAAGCCTGTTCATAAAGTTGAAGGAATGACCAATGgcacagcagcaggagcaggccagcagcagcaacagcagcagggtTCAGGGCATGTGGATATCAGCACCCAGGTTCAACAGTACCAACAGTTCTTAG ATGCATCCAGAGCACTCCCAGAGTTCCCTGACATCGACCTCCAGGGGAAATCCCTGCCAGAGGGCATTGAACTTGAGCATATaaagagctttcagctgctgtaCAGAGAACACTGTGAG GCCATACTGGATGTGATGGTCAACCTGCAGTTTACGCTGGTGGAGACTCTCTGGAAAACCTTCTGGAGGTTCAGCCAGAGTCAGGCTGGAGATGCTGCATTGGCGGT TCATGATGAGTCAGAGAAGCGTCTCCCAAAGTCCTGTCTAGTATTGCTGTGCAAGTATGAGCCAGTGCTGCGCTGGAGCCGCGACTGTGACAACAGCTTGTACCAGAGCCTGGTGGAGATCCTCATCCCTGATGTCCTCAGACCCATCCCCA GTGCCTTAACTCAAGCCATCCGTAACTTTGCCAAGAGCCTGGAAAGCTGGCTGACTAATGCCATGATGAACATCCCCGAGGAAATGGTCCGCATCAAG GTAACGTCAGCTAATGCATTTGCCCAGACACTGCGTCGTTACACTAGTCTCAACCACCTCGCCCAGGCAGCCCGCGCTGTCCTCCAGAACACGGCTCAGATCAACCAGATGCTGTCTGACCTTAACCGCGTCGACTTTGCTAACGTCCAG GAGCAGGCTTCATGGGTTTGCCGTTGTGAAGACCGCGTTGTCCAACGACTGGAGCAGGACTTCAAGTTGAccctgcagcagcagaactccTTGGAGCAATGGGCCGTGTGGCTTGATGGTGTGGTCTCCCAGGTCCTAAAGCCTTACCAGCACAGCCCCGCTTTTCCAAAGGCTGCCAAGCTCTTCCTACTCAAGTGGTCCTTTTACAG TTCCATGGTAATCAGAGACCTGACCCTGAGGAGTGCAGCCAGTTTTGGGTCCTTTCACTTGATCCGTCTGCTGTACGATGAGTACATGTACTACCTTATAGAGCACAGAGTGGCCCAGGCTAAAGGAGAGACCCCCATCGCTGTTATGGGAGAG TTTGCCAGTTTAGGCCGGGGGCTGAACCAGCTGGACCCTGATAAAG aagaggaagaggaagaagaggaggaaagcgATGAAGAAAGCCAGGAGCTGTCTCTACCTTCTGATGCAGCCGTGATAGGAGAAGAGTCTCTGGAGCCGCCCGCCAAGCTAGCCAGAACTGATCAGCGAGTCCTCTTCACCAGTGG GCATACAAAATTTAAACAACACTCGGTCATTTGCTGCTGCCTGGATGGCATGCCCACCTGTTGA
- the rfx1a gene encoding MHC class II regulatory factor RFX1a isoform X1, with protein MATSGYVGEIQPAAQTQGAAITVTPGQPDTASTPSPASQFLAEIQTPVATPTVVTPTGQTTPTEQPPSVTTQKSASGSQSQSTAPAQPAQPQYVTAEIQGSPTQPGNTQSTPQYIVVTVTEGSLHSSDSVSDSSPPPAVVQTGVPTQVVQQVQTAQQRSVVQATSQIAKTEPGTQLSVTSLQPVHITQELPPCYEFVMLVRDENLEGLQLHHDHHEIQQPECLIWTSEDRINSKLFRPQSPNQVQQQLTPVPVQHVYANQVQYVEGGDSNYATSTIRSSTFPYTETTLYTQTTAAQYYESQPTSATQASTPGASLTVSVTAGTAGGVSMFVAQPTSATGGGATVVTTGGTTNGAEDGAGTNGSAAASYVIQGGYMLGSSSGGTAGNSQNYSHTARASPATVSITEGEESSVPSADKKVQWLLDNYETAEGVSLPRSTLYCHYLLHCQEQKLEPVNAASFGKLIRSVFMGLRTRRLGTRGNSKYHYYGLRIKAGSSLLRLMEDQQHLAMRQQPFSQKQRLKPVHKVEGMTNGTAAGAGQQQQQQQGSGHVDISTQVQQYQQFLDASRALPEFPDIDLQGKSLPEGIELEHIKSFQLLYREHCEAILDVMVNLQFTLVETLWKTFWRFSQSQAGDAALAVHDESEKRLPKSCLVLLCKYEPVLRWSRDCDNSLYQSLVEILIPDVLRPIPSALTQAIRNFAKSLESWLTNAMMNIPEEMVRIKVTSANAFAQTLRRYTSLNHLAQAARAVLQNTAQINQMLSDLNRVDFANVQEQASWVCRCEDRVVQRLEQDFKLTLQQQNSLEQWAVWLDGVVSQVLKPYQHSPAFPKAAKLFLLKWSFYSSMVIRDLTLRSAASFGSFHLIRLLYDEYMYYLIEHRVAQAKGETPIAVMGEFASLGRGLNQLDPDKEEEEEEEEESDEESQELSLPSDAAVIGEESLEPPAKLARTDQRVLFTSGHTKFKQHSVICCCLDGMPTC; from the exons ATGGCCACCTCAGGCTATGTAGGCGAGATCCAACCAGCAGCCCAAACCCAGGGGGCTGCTATTACGGTCACACCAGGTCAACCTGACACCGCCTCCACCCCTTCACCTGCCTCTCAGTTTCTGGCAGAGATTCAGACTCCTGTGGCTACTCCCACTGTTGTCACTCCAACAGGCCAGACTACCCCGACTGAACAACCTCCCTCTGTCACTACTCAGAAATCTGCATCTGGGAGTCAATCACAGTCCACAGCACCTGCCCAGCCAGCTCAGCCTCAGTATGTTACTGCAGAGATCCAGGGCTCCCCCACTCAGCCTGGAAACACTCAAAGCACTCCTCAGTACATTGTTGTTACAGTCACAG AGGGTTCCCTTCACTCAAGTGACAGTGTGTCAGACTCCAGTCCCCCTCCAGCTGTAGTGCAGACAGGAGTCCCCACACAAGTTGTTCAGCAGGTACAGACAGCCCAGCAG AGATCTGTGGTGCAGGCCACCTCCCAGATAGCCAAAACTGAGCCAGGCACGCAGCTCAGTGTTACCAGTCTACAGCCTGTTCATATCACCCAGGAG CTTCCCCCTTGCTACGAGTTCGTCATGTTAGTCAGGGATGAGAATTTAGAAGGACTGCAGcttcatcatgatcatcatgAGATACAACAGCCTGAATGTCTGATCTGGACATCAGAAGACAGAATTAATTCCAAATTGTTCAGGCCCCAATCACCTAACCAA GTCCAGCAGCAGCTCACACCAGTGCCAGTGCAACATGTGTACGCCAATCAAGTGCAGTATGTTGAAGGAGGAGACAGCAACTACGCCACCAGCACCAT TCGTTCCAGCACCTTCCCCTACACTGAAACAACTCTGTACACCCAGACTACGGCTGCTCAGTATTATGAAAGTCAGCCAACTTCAGCCACCCAGGCCTCCACCCCTGGCGCATCTTTGACCGTCTCTGTGACTGCTGGCACCGCAGGGGGTGTGTCTATGTTTGTGGCCCAGCCCACTAGTGCAACAGGGGGAGGGGCAACTGTAGTGACCACAGGGGGGACCACCAACGGGGCAGAGGATGGGGCAGGCACCAATGGTAGTGCAGCAGCCAGCTATGTGATCCAGGGGGGTTACATGCTGGGCAGCAGCAGTGGAGGGACAGCCGGCAACAGCCAGAACTACTCACACACCGCCCGCGCCTCCCCAGCCACTGTGAGTATTACAGAGGGCGAGGAGAGTAGCGTGCCGTCGGCAGACAAGAAG GTACAGTGGTTGCTGGACAACTATGAGACAGCTGAGGGAGTAAGTCTGCCACGTTCCACCCTTTACTGCCACTACTTGTTGCACTGCCAGGAGCAGAAACTGGAGCCTGTTAATGCTGCTTCTTTTGGGAAACTTATAAGATCCGTGTTTATGGGGCTACGTACACGACGACTGGGCACCCG GGGAAATTCTAAATACCACTATTATGGGCTGAGAATCAAGGCAGGCTCTTCTCTTCTCCGTCTCATGGAAGACCAACAACATCTGGCCATGAGGCAGCAGCCGTTCTCACAGAAACAGAG GCTGAAGCCTGTTCATAAAGTTGAAGGAATGACCAATGgcacagcagcaggagcaggccagcagcagcaacagcagcagggtTCAGGGCATGTGGATATCAGCACCCAGGTTCAACAGTACCAACAGTTCTTAG ATGCATCCAGAGCACTCCCAGAGTTCCCTGACATCGACCTCCAGGGGAAATCCCTGCCAGAGGGCATTGAACTTGAGCATATaaagagctttcagctgctgtaCAGAGAACACTGTGAG GCCATACTGGATGTGATGGTCAACCTGCAGTTTACGCTGGTGGAGACTCTCTGGAAAACCTTCTGGAGGTTCAGCCAGAGTCAGGCTGGAGATGCTGCATTGGCGGT TCATGATGAGTCAGAGAAGCGTCTCCCAAAGTCCTGTCTAGTATTGCTGTGCAAGTATGAGCCAGTGCTGCGCTGGAGCCGCGACTGTGACAACAGCTTGTACCAGAGCCTGGTGGAGATCCTCATCCCTGATGTCCTCAGACCCATCCCCA GTGCCTTAACTCAAGCCATCCGTAACTTTGCCAAGAGCCTGGAAAGCTGGCTGACTAATGCCATGATGAACATCCCCGAGGAAATGGTCCGCATCAAG GTAACGTCAGCTAATGCATTTGCCCAGACACTGCGTCGTTACACTAGTCTCAACCACCTCGCCCAGGCAGCCCGCGCTGTCCTCCAGAACACGGCTCAGATCAACCAGATGCTGTCTGACCTTAACCGCGTCGACTTTGCTAACGTCCAG GAGCAGGCTTCATGGGTTTGCCGTTGTGAAGACCGCGTTGTCCAACGACTGGAGCAGGACTTCAAGTTGAccctgcagcagcagaactccTTGGAGCAATGGGCCGTGTGGCTTGATGGTGTGGTCTCCCAGGTCCTAAAGCCTTACCAGCACAGCCCCGCTTTTCCAAAGGCTGCCAAGCTCTTCCTACTCAAGTGGTCCTTTTACAG TTCCATGGTAATCAGAGACCTGACCCTGAGGAGTGCAGCCAGTTTTGGGTCCTTTCACTTGATCCGTCTGCTGTACGATGAGTACATGTACTACCTTATAGAGCACAGAGTGGCCCAGGCTAAAGGAGAGACCCCCATCGCTGTTATGGGAGAG TTTGCCAGTTTAGGCCGGGGGCTGAACCAGCTGGACCCTGATAAAG aagaggaagaggaagaagaggaggaaagcgATGAAGAAAGCCAGGAGCTGTCTCTACCTTCTGATGCAGCCGTGATAGGAGAAGAGTCTCTGGAGCCGCCCGCCAAGCTAGCCAGAACTGATCAGCGAGTCCTCTTCACCAGTGG GCATACAAAATTTAAACAACACTCGGTCATTTGCTGCTGCCTGGATGGCATGCCCACCTGTTGA